In Candidatus Palauibacter soopunensis, the following are encoded in one genomic region:
- a CDS encoding choice-of-anchor B family protein, translated as MMTRSPHLVVVALFACVVTRPVAAQDGFGAAVWAPAADEILVLKPAFGRGPASVLVFGKGDSGWSQVQEVWSAGSLLGESFGRTMAPVEGGFLAASGDPQVMIGAYGFARGADGGWAESGALPLGAAAGAAPEEMSMGRVMAILQPPARVVAADRDVALVSAPGGRGAGTEVRVYVRGTDGTWSAAGLLEAGDLRANARYGAALAVRGGLAAVGAPGQGSSGTVYVFARGADGAWSREAALDSPALGGGAGLGASVLFTGDGELAVGAPNADGSVGRVVLFAGGAEGDWAEAATLLPGASGPGQRFGAALAAAGDELIVGAPGAEDGRGRVDAFSRADADGEWRAGRSFAPEGAALVGGFGSALALRPGLAVVGSPESEGSAGLAAVYEAAEDGSWSGPVWLRPGSPPAAVTSAEVRCEDDRAAGFDCADVDLQAYLPLASIGGEPGERVSDAWGWTDPETGREYGLVGRSGGAAIVDVTDAVNPVYLGVIPANRSGARDLKVYADHLFFTGDGAGAHGLVVFDLTRLRDVASPPVEFAPDLRWDGIGSAHNLIIDTGAGTAFTVSTSGDGHTCGGGLVMIDIRQPLAPEFAGCYTDTEGLIFQGRTHDAQCLVYDGPDMDYRGRELCFASNETALRIVDVTDKSNPRPISAAAYPGVAYIHQGWLSDDRRYFFLDDELDELVGTTDRTKTIVWDVTDLDDPVVIADYYGPNNATDHNLYVKGDRMYQANYQAGFRVIDISDPENLREVGYFDTTPYGADPPGFNGAWTAFPYFESGTVLVTSMLEGVFLLKPRRTELVP; from the coding sequence ATGATGACTCGCTCGCCGCATCTCGTAGTGGTTGCGCTGTTTGCGTGCGTCGTGACCCGGCCGGTGGCGGCGCAGGACGGGTTCGGGGCGGCGGTGTGGGCGCCGGCGGCGGACGAGATCCTCGTCCTCAAGCCGGCGTTCGGCCGCGGGCCCGCGTCGGTGCTTGTGTTCGGTAAGGGCGACTCGGGCTGGTCGCAGGTCCAGGAAGTGTGGTCTGCGGGATCGCTCCTCGGGGAGTCGTTCGGCCGAACCATGGCGCCGGTGGAGGGCGGGTTCCTCGCGGCGAGCGGGGACCCGCAGGTGATGATCGGCGCGTACGGGTTCGCCCGCGGGGCGGACGGCGGCTGGGCGGAGTCGGGCGCTCTGCCGCTCGGGGCCGCAGCCGGCGCGGCCCCCGAAGAAATGAGCATGGGCCGGGTAATGGCGATCCTGCAGCCGCCCGCGCGCGTCGTCGCGGCGGATCGGGATGTGGCGCTCGTCTCGGCGCCGGGCGGGCGGGGCGCCGGCACCGAGGTTCGGGTTTACGTCCGCGGGACGGACGGAACGTGGAGTGCGGCGGGCTTGCTGGAAGCCGGAGATCTCCGGGCCAACGCGCGCTACGGGGCGGCGCTGGCGGTGCGCGGCGGGCTGGCGGCGGTCGGCGCGCCGGGGCAGGGAAGTTCGGGCACGGTGTACGTGTTCGCCCGCGGGGCCGACGGGGCGTGGAGCCGGGAGGCGGCGCTCGATTCGCCCGCGCTGGGCGGGGGCGCCGGCCTGGGCGCCAGCGTCCTCTTCACCGGCGACGGCGAACTCGCCGTGGGCGCGCCCAACGCGGATGGGTCGGTCGGCCGCGTGGTGCTCTTCGCCGGGGGGGCGGAGGGCGACTGGGCCGAAGCGGCGACGCTGCTCCCGGGCGCTTCGGGGCCGGGCCAGCGCTTCGGGGCCGCGCTCGCGGCCGCCGGAGACGAACTGATCGTCGGAGCGCCGGGGGCCGAGGACGGCCGGGGTCGGGTCGATGCCTTCAGCCGCGCGGACGCCGACGGTGAATGGCGCGCCGGCCGTTCCTTCGCGCCCGAGGGCGCCGCCCTCGTGGGGGGCTTCGGGTCCGCGCTCGCCCTTCGCCCCGGCCTCGCCGTGGTCGGCAGCCCCGAATCCGAGGGGAGCGCGGGGCTCGCCGCCGTCTACGAGGCGGCGGAGGACGGCTCCTGGTCGGGTCCCGTCTGGTTGCGCCCCGGGAGTCCGCCCGCCGCGGTGACGTCGGCGGAGGTGCGCTGCGAAGATGACCGGGCCGCGGGCTTCGACTGCGCGGATGTCGACCTGCAGGCGTACCTCCCGCTCGCCTCCATCGGCGGCGAGCCCGGAGAGCGCGTGAGCGACGCGTGGGGCTGGACGGACCCCGAGACCGGCCGTGAGTACGGCCTCGTGGGCCGTTCCGGCGGGGCCGCGATCGTCGACGTCACCGACGCCGTCAACCCCGTGTATCTCGGCGTCATCCCCGCGAACCGCAGCGGCGCCCGCGACCTCAAGGTCTACGCCGACCACCTCTTCTTCACCGGGGACGGGGCCGGCGCCCACGGCCTCGTCGTCTTCGATCTCACCCGCCTGCGCGACGTGGCGAGTCCCCCCGTGGAGTTCGCGCCCGACCTCCGCTGGGACGGGATCGGGAGCGCCCACAACCTCATCATCGACACCGGCGCGGGCACGGCCTTCACCGTCTCCACGAGCGGGGACGGGCACACCTGCGGCGGCGGCCTCGTGATGATCGACATCCGCCAGCCGCTCGCGCCCGAGTTCGCCGGCTGCTACACGGACACCGAGGGGCTCATCTTCCAGGGGCGGACGCACGACGCGCAGTGTCTCGTGTACGACGGGCCCGACATGGACTACCGGGGCCGGGAACTGTGCTTCGCATCGAACGAGACCGCACTCCGGATCGTCGACGTCACGGACAAGTCGAACCCGCGCCCGATTTCGGCCGCCGCGTACCCCGGCGTCGCCTACATCCACCAGGGGTGGCTGAGCGATGACCGGCGCTACTTCTTTCTGGACGACGAACTCGACGAACTCGTCGGCACGACGGACCGGACGAAGACGATCGTATGGGACGTGACCGATCTCGATGACCCCGTCGTGATCGCGGACTACTACGGACCCAACAACGCGACGGACCACAATCTCTACGTGAAGGGCGACCGGATGTACCAGGCCAACTACCAGGCCGGCTTCCGCGTCATCGACATCAGCGATCCCGAGAACCTGCGGGAGGTCGGGTACTTCG
- the trpA gene encoding tryptophan synthase subunit alpha: MSVPGGTAPAAAPVAHAGSRIEGVFEGRDAGAAFIPFLSSGFPRPADTPRLLERLAADGADIIELGIPFSDPLADGPTIQAASWRALEQGVTVESTLDQLAEISGDLPPVVVFSYLNPILRMGVERFLARAEAAGAAGLLVTDLPVGSHPELERRLAAGPLDLIPLAAPTTPRARLETILGHASGFLYYISRLGVTGARKALDASLEDQVRGLRTMVRLPVAVGFGISTPEQAAAVAGMADGVVVGSALIAALGRGETAFGELSAALAAAVHENDSCRKAE, encoded by the coding sequence TTGAGCGTTCCCGGCGGCACAGCGCCCGCCGCGGCCCCCGTCGCGCACGCCGGATCGAGGATCGAGGGCGTGTTCGAAGGTCGGGATGCGGGGGCCGCGTTCATCCCCTTTCTGTCGAGCGGCTTCCCGCGGCCGGCGGACACGCCGCGGCTGCTCGAGCGGCTGGCGGCGGACGGCGCGGACATTATCGAACTGGGGATCCCGTTCAGCGATCCGCTCGCGGACGGGCCCACGATCCAGGCCGCGAGCTGGCGCGCGCTGGAGCAGGGCGTCACGGTCGAGTCCACGCTGGACCAACTGGCGGAAATCTCCGGCGATCTGCCGCCGGTCGTCGTCTTCTCCTACCTGAATCCGATTCTTCGCATGGGAGTGGAGCGTTTCCTGGCGCGGGCGGAGGCCGCGGGGGCGGCGGGACTCCTCGTCACCGACCTGCCCGTGGGCTCGCATCCGGAGCTGGAGCGGCGGCTGGCCGCCGGTCCGCTCGACCTCATCCCTCTCGCGGCCCCCACCACGCCGAGGGCCCGCCTCGAGACCATCCTGGGCCACGCTTCGGGGTTCCTGTACTACATCTCCCGCCTCGGCGTGACGGGGGCGCGGAAGGCGCTGGACGCCTCGCTCGAGGACCAGGTGAGAGGGCTCCGGACGATGGTGCGGCTGCCGGTGGCGGTGGGGTTCGGCATCTCGACCCCGGAACAGGCCGCCGCGGTCGCGGGCATGGCGGACGGCGTCGTGGTCGGATCCGCGCTCATCGCCGCCCTCGGCCGCGGCGAGACCGCCTTCGGGGAGCTGTCCGCCGCCCTCGCCGCGGCCGTGCACGAGAACGACTCTTGCAGGAAGGCAGAATGA
- a CDS encoding S9 family peptidase, which yields MKTTFGSAALLTAIAAGALVADAAAQTRRLSLDHYMDMESVSDPRISPDGSRIVYTRGWVDKVNDRRESSLYMMNADGSRQRALVDGGGARWSPDGTRILFTAAGEPSGSQIFVRWMDEEGATTQVTRLENGPSSPRWSPDGEWIAFTSRVNDRADFAGVDLPSRPDGATWTEGPKIVERAGYKRDRQGYVDTGWTHVFVVPAHGGAARQLTTGDWNHGGIAWSPDGSEIYFSSYRAPDWDRPEHWQESEIYAVSVASGAIRQLTDRRGPDGGAVPSPDGRLIAHTVGDEHRDTYRNQKIYVMNRDGSGSRLISGDYDRQSGGFQWAPDGSGLYFNVNREGYRQLHFVSVEGGVTQLTEGAHLFSLSSFAEDGTAVGTIATDHEPGDLYRFSLSNPGEVTRLTEVNADVLHGVTLGEVEEVWYESTDGFRVQGWIVKPPDFDPNREYPLMLAIHGGPHSMYNGGFNFAFQEHASNDYVVLYTNPRGSTGYGTEFANAINHDYPGADFPDLMGGVDEMLRRGYVDGDNLFVYGCSGGGILTSYIVGNTDRFRAASANCPIVNWMSAMGTSDAIGYLRTFEKPFWEDEEEWMDRSSIFYVENVTTPTMLMTGEMDLRTPMGQTEEFYQALHYEGVPTVMVRFQGEWHGTSSRPSNFLRTQLYLRKWFEKWGTHRPAVTTEEDAEESGS from the coding sequence ATGAAGACGACGTTCGGAAGCGCCGCCCTGCTGACAGCCATCGCCGCCGGAGCCCTCGTCGCGGACGCGGCGGCCCAGACGCGCCGGCTGTCGCTCGACCACTACATGGACATGGAGTCGGTCTCCGACCCCCGGATCTCGCCGGACGGATCGAGGATCGTCTACACCCGCGGCTGGGTGGACAAGGTCAACGACCGCCGCGAGTCGTCCCTCTACATGATGAATGCGGACGGCAGCCGGCAGCGGGCGCTCGTCGACGGCGGCGGGGCGCGCTGGTCCCCCGACGGCACCCGCATCCTGTTCACGGCGGCGGGCGAACCCTCGGGGAGCCAGATCTTCGTGCGCTGGATGGACGAGGAGGGCGCTACGACCCAGGTCACCCGCCTCGAGAACGGCCCGTCCTCTCCCCGCTGGTCGCCGGACGGAGAGTGGATCGCATTCACGAGCCGGGTGAACGACCGCGCGGACTTCGCCGGCGTCGATCTCCCCTCCCGGCCGGACGGGGCGACGTGGACCGAGGGGCCGAAGATCGTCGAGCGCGCCGGCTACAAGCGCGACCGCCAGGGCTACGTCGACACCGGCTGGACGCATGTGTTCGTCGTCCCGGCCCACGGAGGCGCCGCCCGCCAGCTCACGACGGGGGACTGGAACCACGGCGGGATCGCCTGGAGCCCCGACGGGAGCGAGATCTACTTCTCCTCCTACCGCGCGCCCGACTGGGACCGGCCGGAGCACTGGCAGGAGTCCGAGATCTACGCCGTCTCCGTGGCCTCCGGGGCCATCCGCCAGCTCACGGACCGGCGCGGCCCCGACGGGGGTGCCGTGCCCTCGCCCGACGGCCGCCTCATCGCCCATACCGTCGGCGACGAACACCGCGACACCTACCGGAACCAGAAAATCTACGTCATGAACCGGGACGGGTCCGGCTCGCGGCTCATCTCGGGGGACTACGACCGGCAGTCCGGCGGCTTCCAGTGGGCGCCCGACGGGAGCGGCCTCTACTTCAACGTGAACCGGGAAGGGTACCGTCAGCTCCACTTCGTCTCCGTCGAGGGCGGCGTCACGCAGCTCACCGAGGGGGCGCACCTCTTCTCCCTCTCCTCCTTCGCGGAGGACGGCACCGCGGTGGGCACGATCGCCACCGACCACGAGCCCGGCGACCTCTATCGCTTCTCCCTCTCGAACCCGGGCGAGGTCACCCGCCTCACGGAGGTCAACGCGGACGTGCTCCACGGCGTGACTCTCGGCGAGGTGGAGGAGGTCTGGTACGAGTCGACGGACGGCTTCCGGGTCCAGGGCTGGATCGTGAAGCCGCCCGACTTCGATCCGAATCGCGAGTATCCGCTCATGCTCGCCATCCACGGCGGGCCGCACAGCATGTACAACGGCGGGTTCAACTTCGCCTTCCAGGAACACGCCTCGAACGACTATGTCGTCCTCTACACGAACCCCCGGGGGAGCACGGGATACGGGACGGAGTTCGCGAACGCGATCAACCACGACTATCCGGGCGCCGACTTTCCCGACCTCATGGGCGGCGTGGATGAGATGCTGCGCCGCGGCTACGTGGACGGGGACAACCTGTTCGTGTACGGGTGCTCGGGCGGCGGCATCCTCACCTCGTACATCGTGGGGAACACGGACCGCTTCCGGGCCGCATCGGCGAACTGTCCCATCGTGAACTGGATGTCCGCGATGGGGACATCGGATGCGATCGGCTACCTGCGCACCTTCGAGAAGCCGTTCTGGGAGGACGAGGAGGAGTGGATGGACCGCTCGTCCATCTTCTACGTGGAGAACGTGACGACGCCGACGATGCTGATGACGGGGGAGATGGATCTGCGGACGCCCATGGGTCAGACCGAGGAGTTCTACCAGGCGCTGCACTACGAGGGCGTGCCGACGGTCATGGTGCGCTTCCAGGGGGAGTGGCACGGGACGAGTTCGCGTCCGTCGAATTTCCTGCGCACGCAGCTCTACCTGAGGAAGTGGTTCGAGAAGTGGGGGACGCACCGGCCCGCCGTGACGACGGAGGAGGACGCGGAGGAAAGCGGCTCTTGA
- the rocF gene encoding arginase, with amino-acid sequence MDHHRDIALISVSIDLGAGRRGVDMGPSALRIAGISREIEAIGHGITELGTVTAGGLETTDAGQHELRFLDEIVHVAEETRELVRKGLARGCTPLVLGGDHSLSIGSVAAVADHHRSRGAAIGVIWVDAHADMNRPATTPTGNIHGMSLAVLLGHGEPQLTSGRPSVVPENVSVLGARSLDGGEKRLIRELGVRVFTMSEIDERGVGACMDEALERASAGTAGFHLSFDVDVLDPRIAPGVGTPVRGGLTYREGHLVCEKAWRSGKLLSLELVELNPVLDHRNQTAELGVGLVASALGAAIL; translated from the coding sequence TTGGACCACCATCGAGACATCGCGCTGATCTCCGTCTCCATCGACCTCGGCGCCGGACGCCGGGGCGTGGACATGGGTCCCTCCGCTCTGCGCATCGCCGGGATCAGCCGGGAGATCGAAGCCATCGGCCACGGCATCACCGAACTGGGCACCGTGACGGCCGGCGGGCTGGAGACCACCGACGCGGGCCAGCACGAGTTGCGCTTCCTGGACGAGATCGTCCACGTCGCCGAGGAGACGCGGGAGCTCGTGCGCAAAGGACTGGCCCGGGGCTGCACGCCGCTCGTGCTCGGCGGAGACCATTCGCTCTCGATCGGATCGGTGGCGGCCGTCGCCGACCACCACCGGTCCCGGGGGGCGGCCATCGGCGTCATCTGGGTGGACGCCCACGCCGACATGAACCGCCCCGCCACTACGCCCACCGGGAACATTCACGGGATGTCGCTCGCGGTGCTGCTGGGGCACGGCGAGCCGCAACTGACCTCCGGCCGGCCGAGCGTCGTGCCCGAAAACGTGAGCGTCCTGGGCGCGCGGTCGCTGGATGGGGGCGAGAAGCGGCTCATCCGGGAGCTGGGTGTCCGCGTGTTCACGATGTCCGAGATCGACGAGCGCGGCGTGGGGGCCTGCATGGACGAGGCCCTCGAGCGCGCCAGCGCCGGAACCGCCGGGTTCCACCTCTCGTTCGACGTCGACGTGCTCGACCCGCGGATCGCGCCGGGCGTGGGAACGCCCGTGCGCGGCGGCCTCACCTACCGCGAAGGGCACCTCGTGTGCGAGAAGGCGTGGCGCTCCGGAAAGCTGCTGAGCCTGGAACTCGTCGAACTCAACCCCGTCCTCGACCACCGCAACCAGACCGCCGAACTGGGCGTCGGCCTCGTCGCCTCCGCCCTCGGCGCCGCCATCCTCTAG
- a CDS encoding amidohydrolase family protein — protein MFSCHHCLRAAALLLLVPLLAPPPAAAQEEEKKDPDRGLPLEPARWARFTTSEGTWISLDVSPDGETIVFDLLGDLYRMPITGGEATRLTSGLPHDMQPRFSPDGSRIVFVSDRSGDENVWLIDAEGGEPTQLSKGIGSVFLSPEWMPDGKYVVVSRSRAFFGLEKLWLYHVDGGTGLEMVGGSGAQRMLGAAVDAEGRYVWYAQRLGTWQYNAIFPQYQLWVYDRRTGTRTPMTNRYGSAFRPALSPDGELLAYASREDADTGIRLRELDSGEERWLAYPVQRDDQESTASMDVHPGYTFTPDSEALVISYGGGIWRVPVDGSDPTEIPFTVNAEVAIGPEVEFEYPIEDTPTFVVKQIRNTRPSPDGARVAFTALDRLYVADLPDGTPRRLTEGEVGEYHPVWSPDGRSVAYVTWDDDAGEGHIRRVSAEGGASTNLTREPAYYQQPAWSPDGGRIVAIRSSRRNVQEAVDPFIGFGLDSEFVWVPAEGGALTRIGPTGGRRQPHFTADPDRIYYYGFARADAVPGSPSPPSATTALSSARWDDTDRRQHLAVTARANLDAGGVPAAYERYERSPQSDLPMPRTHDDDQPRELILRLGAGSVVMAPQGDLALAHVGDDLYAVTVPDLGATLPRVDVAKPDSAGVPAWKLNDLGAEFPVWGADGRTVHWSLGNALFTYDLDAALADTAYTPAERQIEVTAERDIPRGTVILRGGRAITMNGDEIVDNADIVITDNRIASVRAGPGEVPEGAQVIDIGGKTVVPGFVDTHAHMWNLWDFHWARPWIYQANLAYGVTTTRDPQTATTDVLSYEDMVRAGRMVGPRVYHTGPGVFQFDFVRSYEHALDVLRKYSQYYDTKTFKMYMSGNRRQRQWLIMAARELGLMPTTEGGLEYRLNMTHAMDGYPGIEHSMPIVPAYNDVVQLFATSGTVNSPTLLVSYGGPWAENYFYTRWDIFGDEKLTHFTPKRELDIKARRLGLFTGPGPGGWFHEDEYAFPKHAAWLADLVEGGGNTGVGSHGQLQGLGYHWELWALQSGGMDEHDALRAATLMGAEAIGLGGDLGSIEPGKLADLVILDADPLANIRNTNAIDMVMMNGRLYDGDTLDELWPRQRPAPNEPWRDTAPAVSAGVRGGDR, from the coding sequence ATGTTCTCGTGCCACCATTGCCTCCGGGCCGCCGCCCTCTTGCTGCTCGTACCGCTGCTCGCACCCCCGCCCGCCGCGGCCCAGGAGGAGGAGAAGAAGGACCCCGACCGGGGTCTCCCCCTCGAGCCGGCGCGCTGGGCCCGCTTCACGACGAGCGAGGGGACCTGGATCTCGCTCGACGTGAGTCCGGACGGCGAGACGATCGTGTTCGACCTGCTGGGCGACCTCTACCGCATGCCCATTACGGGCGGCGAGGCGACGCGGCTCACGAGCGGCCTGCCGCACGACATGCAGCCGCGCTTCAGCCCGGACGGGTCGCGGATCGTCTTCGTCTCGGACCGAAGCGGCGACGAGAACGTGTGGCTCATCGACGCGGAGGGGGGCGAGCCGACGCAACTCAGCAAGGGGATCGGGAGCGTCTTCCTCTCGCCGGAGTGGATGCCGGACGGCAAGTACGTCGTCGTCTCGCGTTCGCGGGCGTTCTTCGGACTGGAGAAGCTCTGGCTCTATCACGTGGACGGCGGCACCGGCCTCGAGATGGTGGGCGGGAGCGGGGCGCAGCGCATGCTCGGCGCGGCGGTCGACGCCGAGGGGCGCTACGTCTGGTACGCGCAGCGCCTCGGCACCTGGCAGTACAACGCGATCTTCCCCCAGTACCAGCTCTGGGTCTACGACCGCCGGACGGGGACGCGGACGCCGATGACGAACCGGTACGGATCGGCCTTCCGGCCGGCCCTCTCCCCCGACGGCGAACTCCTTGCGTACGCCAGCCGGGAAGACGCGGACACGGGGATCCGGCTGCGCGAGCTGGACTCGGGAGAGGAGCGCTGGCTCGCCTACCCGGTGCAGCGCGACGACCAGGAGTCGACGGCGTCGATGGACGTGCATCCGGGCTACACCTTCACGCCCGACTCCGAGGCGCTCGTCATCTCCTACGGCGGCGGGATCTGGCGCGTGCCGGTTGACGGGAGCGACCCGACGGAGATCCCGTTCACGGTCAACGCGGAGGTCGCGATCGGTCCGGAGGTCGAGTTCGAATACCCGATCGAAGACACGCCGACCTTCGTCGTGAAGCAGATCCGCAACACGCGGCCATCGCCGGACGGCGCGCGGGTCGCCTTCACCGCGCTCGACCGGCTCTACGTCGCCGACCTTCCCGACGGGACGCCACGCCGCCTCACGGAGGGCGAAGTCGGAGAGTATCACCCGGTGTGGTCTCCCGATGGGCGTTCGGTGGCCTACGTGACTTGGGACGATGACGCGGGCGAGGGCCACATCCGCCGCGTGTCCGCGGAGGGCGGCGCGAGCACGAACCTCACGCGCGAGCCCGCCTACTACCAGCAGCCTGCCTGGTCTCCCGATGGCGGGCGCATCGTGGCGATCCGTTCGTCGCGCCGGAACGTGCAGGAGGCGGTCGACCCCTTCATCGGCTTCGGGCTCGACTCGGAGTTCGTGTGGGTCCCAGCCGAGGGCGGAGCCCTGACCCGAATCGGACCGACGGGCGGACGCCGGCAACCGCACTTCACCGCGGACCCGGACCGCATCTACTACTACGGCTTCGCGCGCGCCGACGCGGTGCCCGGGTCGCCGAGTCCACCCAGCGCGACGACCGCGCTCTCCTCCGCCCGCTGGGACGATACGGACCGGCGGCAGCACCTGGCGGTGACGGCCCGGGCGAACCTCGACGCGGGCGGCGTGCCGGCGGCGTACGAGCGGTACGAGCGCTCGCCGCAGTCGGACCTTCCCATGCCGCGGACGCACGACGACGACCAGCCGCGCGAACTCATCCTGCGGCTGGGGGCCGGGTCCGTCGTCATGGCGCCGCAGGGCGATCTCGCGCTCGCCCACGTCGGCGACGATCTGTACGCCGTGACGGTGCCGGACCTCGGCGCCACGCTGCCGAGGGTCGACGTCGCCAAGCCGGACTCGGCGGGCGTCCCCGCGTGGAAGCTCAACGACCTCGGGGCCGAGTTCCCGGTGTGGGGCGCGGACGGCCGCACGGTCCACTGGTCGCTGGGCAACGCCCTCTTCACGTACGACCTCGACGCGGCGCTCGCGGACACGGCCTACACGCCGGCGGAGCGGCAGATCGAGGTCACGGCCGAGCGCGACATCCCGCGCGGGACCGTGATCCTCCGCGGCGGACGCGCGATCACCATGAACGGCGACGAGATCGTCGACAACGCCGACATCGTGATCACGGACAACCGCATCGCGTCGGTGCGGGCGGGGCCCGGCGAGGTGCCCGAGGGCGCGCAGGTCATCGACATCGGCGGCAAGACCGTCGTCCCCGGGTTCGTGGACACGCACGCGCACATGTGGAACCTGTGGGACTTCCACTGGGCGCGGCCGTGGATCTACCAGGCGAACCTCGCCTACGGGGTTACGACGACCCGCGACCCGCAGACGGCGACGACCGACGTCCTCTCGTACGAGGACATGGTGCGGGCGGGCCGGATGGTGGGGCCGCGCGTCTATCACACGGGCCCAGGCGTCTTCCAGTTCGACTTCGTCCGCAGCTACGAGCACGCGCTCGACGTCCTGCGGAAATACAGCCAGTACTACGACACGAAGACGTTCAAGATGTACATGTCGGGCAACCGGCGTCAGCGGCAGTGGCTCATCATGGCGGCGCGCGAACTCGGCCTCATGCCGACGACGGAAGGCGGCCTCGAGTACCGCCTCAACATGACGCACGCCATGGACGGATATCCGGGGATCGAACACTCGATGCCGATCGTGCCGGCGTACAACGATGTCGTCCAACTGTTCGCGACCTCCGGGACCGTGAACTCCCCCACCCTCCTCGTCTCCTACGGGGGGCCGTGGGCGGAGAACTACTTCTACACGCGCTGGGACATCTTCGGCGACGAGAAGCTGACGCACTTCACGCCGAAGCGGGAACTCGACATCAAGGCGCGGCGCCTGGGGCTCTTCACGGGGCCGGGGCCGGGCGGCTGGTTCCACGAGGACGAATACGCCTTCCCGAAGCACGCGGCGTGGCTCGCGGACCTGGTGGAGGGCGGCGGGAACACCGGCGTCGGCAGCCACGGCCAGTTGCAGGGCCTCGGCTACCACTGGGAGCTGTGGGCGCTGCAGAGCGGCGGCATGGACGAGCACGACGCGCTGCGCGCCGCGACGCTCATGGGGGCCGAAGCGATCGGCCTCGGCGGCGATCTGGGCTCCATCGAACCCGGCAAGCTGGCGGACCTCGTGATCCTCGACGCGGACCCGCTCGCGAACATCCGGAACACGAACGCGATCGACATGGTGATGATGAACGGGCGACTCTACGACGGCGACACGCTCGACGAACTGTGGCCGAGACAACGGCCGGCTCCGAACGAACCGTGGAGGGATACGGCGCCCGCGGTAAGCGCCGGCGTCCGGGGAGGTGACCGATGA